A window of Paraburkholderia bryophila contains these coding sequences:
- a CDS encoding RNA polymerase sigma factor produces the protein MAKGLFDELVSGYYELKRVLTRELDTDNAADVAQSSFERALRYAQSHEVHSPRGLLFGIARNLQIDGGRRVSRVSWRSVDDSEDDLDRIAYSELTPERSLAGRQAVNELCTIIDALPPRCREAFVLCKLHHMTYEEAASEMGISPTVIRKYLVQAMRECRAVLR, from the coding sequence TTGGCTAAGGGGCTTTTCGATGAACTGGTCAGCGGCTATTACGAGTTGAAGCGGGTGCTGACTCGCGAACTCGATACCGATAACGCTGCCGACGTCGCGCAGTCATCGTTCGAACGGGCGCTGCGTTATGCGCAAAGCCATGAGGTACACTCGCCCCGTGGCTTGCTGTTCGGTATTGCACGCAATCTGCAGATCGACGGCGGCCGCCGAGTCTCCCGGGTGTCGTGGCGATCGGTCGACGATAGCGAGGACGACCTCGACCGGATCGCTTACTCCGAACTCACGCCCGAACGCTCGCTCGCGGGTCGCCAGGCCGTCAACGAACTCTGTACGATTATCGACGCGCTGCCGCCCCGTTGCCGGGAAGCCTTCGTCCTCTGCAAACTGCATCACATGACTTATGAAGAAGCAGCCAGTGAAATGGGCATCAGTCCAACGGTCATCCGTAAATACCTGGTGCAAGCGATGCGCGAGTGCCGCGCCGTGCTGCGATAA
- a CDS encoding CocE/NonD family hydrolase, with translation MKHQEWLPSYLTRKSFAPILVALMSLAACGGNDLPGAASKASGSGAAIAPPQTVTTTPEPAPFKPPVPTPGVGAQFANSPTGIPYPPLSTLYPGHNGPTVDDGMVLPWLSMRAPKRFSATVQTSFDTDHDGKKDRIALRIVQPAEVDEGLKTPVIVRPSVYYADPDYAATEREPFLGEAEYLRMGFTVIYADSLGTNLSDGCWSVMDSTEGEAMAAVVRWLTGDKSAPGFDDKDNPLGASWSTGHVAMEGISYGGTLPSMVAITGVPGLEAIVPVEGISNGYDYFRYNGVISDVIGTISLTDYLSAESSTRTAKACAPFQRELSARSDDATLAYNDFWKARNTLAHADRIKAATLVTQGQDDNNVKTKNGVQLYNALYNLKKPVQLWLHSRNHDDPVWQKEWAKEVLLWYSRYLFGVNNGVETQPAYARETPAGDKPTGGSNTSNNPDSGDNTLIGHCKDGHNPRDCIPTGELIVKEQAWPATQAVAYYLRGDGKTGGLFTPVSTDGADNKAISFDGTHPVSYESAPLVNATRYAGVIAIAMTGKFSPAVTDIKATLSVDGTPVTYGWANPRFYKGLDQVATITPRSNYSFSLEMMPRDFTVLPGSRIELKLEGFQGSAQVTLALDRTAVNMPVVPVANVIEVMKLN, from the coding sequence ATGAAGCATCAGGAATGGCTACCGTCGTATCTGACTCGAAAGAGCTTCGCGCCCATCCTCGTGGCGCTGATGTCGCTCGCCGCGTGCGGGGGTAACGACCTGCCGGGTGCGGCCAGCAAGGCATCCGGTAGCGGTGCCGCGATCGCGCCGCCGCAGACCGTGACGACGACGCCCGAACCGGCGCCGTTCAAACCGCCTGTGCCGACGCCCGGCGTCGGCGCGCAGTTTGCGAATTCGCCGACCGGCATTCCTTATCCTCCGCTCAGCACGCTGTATCCGGGGCACAACGGGCCGACGGTGGACGACGGCATGGTGCTGCCGTGGCTCTCCATGCGCGCGCCGAAAAGATTCAGTGCGACGGTGCAGACGTCTTTCGATACCGATCACGATGGCAAGAAAGATCGCATCGCGCTGCGCATCGTGCAGCCCGCGGAAGTCGACGAAGGGTTGAAGACGCCGGTCATCGTCCGGCCGTCGGTCTATTACGCGGACCCCGACTATGCCGCGACCGAACGGGAGCCATTCCTTGGCGAAGCGGAATATCTCCGGATGGGATTTACCGTCATCTATGCGGATTCGCTCGGTACGAATCTGTCGGACGGCTGCTGGTCGGTGATGGACTCGACCGAGGGCGAAGCGATGGCTGCCGTCGTCCGCTGGCTCACCGGCGACAAGTCGGCGCCGGGGTTCGACGACAAGGACAATCCTCTTGGCGCTAGCTGGTCCACGGGACACGTTGCGATGGAAGGGATTTCATACGGCGGCACGCTACCTTCGATGGTCGCCATTACTGGCGTGCCGGGTCTGGAAGCAATTGTTCCGGTCGAGGGGATCAGCAACGGCTACGACTATTTCCGCTACAACGGCGTGATATCCGATGTGATCGGAACGATCAGCCTCACCGACTACCTGTCTGCGGAAAGCTCGACGCGTACCGCAAAGGCATGCGCACCGTTCCAACGGGAACTGTCTGCTCGATCCGACGACGCGACCCTCGCGTACAACGATTTCTGGAAGGCGCGCAATACGCTTGCGCATGCCGACCGGATCAAGGCGGCGACCCTGGTCACGCAAGGGCAGGACGACAACAACGTCAAAACGAAGAACGGCGTGCAGCTCTACAACGCGTTGTACAACCTGAAGAAGCCCGTACAGCTATGGCTGCATAGCAGGAACCACGACGATCCGGTCTGGCAGAAGGAATGGGCGAAAGAGGTTCTGCTCTGGTATTCGCGTTACCTGTTCGGCGTGAATAACGGCGTGGAAACACAGCCGGCCTATGCTCGCGAAACGCCTGCGGGCGACAAGCCCACCGGTGGCAGCAATACGAGCAACAATCCGGATAGCGGCGACAACACGCTCATCGGTCACTGCAAGGACGGTCATAACCCGAGGGACTGCATTCCGACGGGCGAGCTGATCGTGAAGGAGCAGGCATGGCCCGCAACACAAGCCGTTGCCTACTATCTTCGCGGTGACGGCAAGACGGGCGGGTTGTTCACGCCGGTCTCAACGGATGGTGCCGACAACAAGGCAATCAGCTTCGACGGCACGCATCCGGTTTCGTACGAGAGTGCGCCGCTCGTCAACGCAACGCGGTACGCCGGCGTCATCGCGATCGCGATGACCGGGAAGTTCTCACCGGCGGTGACCGATATCAAGGCCACGCTTTCCGTCGACGGTACGCCGGTCACGTATGGCTGGGCGAATCCTCGCTTCTACAAAGGCCTCGATCAGGTCGCGACGATTACACCGCGCTCGAACTACAGCTTTTCTCTGGAGATGATGCCGCGGGATTTCACTGTGCTGCCCGGCAGCAGGATCGAACTCAAGCTGGAGGGTTTTCAGGGGAGTGCGCAGGTCACGCTCGCGCTGGATCGGACGGCGGTAAACATGCCGGTGGTACCGGTGGCCAACGTGATCGAAGTGATGAAGCTGAACTGA
- a CDS encoding S10 family serine carboxypeptidase-like protein yields MPMTGRHRRDAVYKHSIQIRGSRMVNRVVYCARYGCLFSLAVALLSACGGDNKPAGAVPETAQSPAPGPSAAALADQRYADPNTYSTAAGDGLPANSAFDQAAITHHTMTLNGKVVNYTATAGHLTAIAPRADASKPADNEVSFFYVAYTRDNQPLGTRPVTFFWNGGPGSSTIWLHLGSWGPKTFKVDEASFTPDQLQTQPTSFPLVDNDVSMLDDTDLVFVDAPGTGFSEAIAPHTNQEFWGVDQDTKAFRDFITRYIAANHRQTSPKYLYGESYGGIRTPIVADLLEQAGSSGQGGPALTGVILNSPILSYKTNCERSGNFSCEGFIPSYGAVAYSKKVATDPLAATATLPDYVNQMRLFSSQYWVPALSPYLRSTASRKSVPGEPGSFTQDQQTLFGLLAAKTGLTNVEWSTSLNMRPQYFEASMIAQLGLGDDGTHMDRYNGMVTIPASATYDAQSYNDLAFQNEITGFLPNFLGYTSKSTYALEPSDPIDMWDWKHGADKSNHPTSLPDLTDALTLDPKLKVVVFHGYHDLACPLHQSELDLEGAGLAPTVPVKAFPGGHMIYLTKDSRQPMKQAIDRFFGTASVASVAAR; encoded by the coding sequence ATGCCCATGACAGGCAGGCATCGTAGGGACGCCGTTTATAAACACTCAATACAAATACGAGGTTCAAGAATGGTCAACAGGGTCGTTTATTGCGCACGCTACGGATGCCTATTCAGTCTTGCTGTTGCATTGCTGAGCGCATGTGGCGGCGACAACAAGCCTGCGGGTGCCGTGCCCGAAACGGCACAATCACCCGCCCCGGGCCCCAGTGCCGCAGCACTCGCCGACCAGCGTTATGCGGATCCCAATACATACAGCACGGCAGCAGGCGACGGCCTTCCCGCAAACAGCGCGTTCGACCAGGCAGCCATCACCCATCACACGATGACCCTTAACGGCAAGGTCGTGAACTACACCGCGACCGCGGGGCATCTGACGGCCATTGCGCCCCGTGCCGATGCATCGAAACCGGCCGACAACGAGGTCTCGTTTTTCTACGTCGCCTATACGCGCGACAATCAGCCGCTCGGCACGCGCCCCGTGACGTTCTTCTGGAATGGCGGTCCGGGCTCGTCGACGATCTGGCTCCATCTAGGCTCATGGGGGCCGAAGACATTCAAGGTGGACGAAGCCAGTTTTACGCCGGATCAACTGCAAACGCAGCCCACGAGTTTCCCGTTGGTCGACAACGACGTGAGCATGCTAGACGACACCGATCTGGTTTTTGTCGATGCACCGGGCACCGGTTTTTCAGAGGCGATCGCTCCGCACACGAATCAGGAATTCTGGGGCGTGGACCAGGACACCAAAGCGTTCCGCGACTTCATCACCCGGTACATTGCGGCTAACCATCGGCAGACCTCGCCCAAGTATCTGTACGGCGAGTCTTACGGCGGCATCCGTACGCCGATCGTCGCAGACCTGCTCGAGCAGGCGGGTAGTTCCGGGCAAGGCGGACCGGCATTGACCGGCGTCATACTGAATTCGCCGATCCTGAGCTACAAGACCAATTGCGAGCGATCTGGCAATTTCTCGTGTGAGGGGTTCATTCCGAGCTACGGTGCCGTCGCGTACTCGAAGAAAGTCGCGACCGACCCGCTTGCCGCAACGGCAACGCTTCCTGATTATGTGAATCAGATGCGCCTGTTCTCGTCGCAGTATTGGGTTCCCGCGCTATCGCCGTATCTTCGGAGCACGGCGAGCAGGAAGTCTGTCCCAGGCGAGCCCGGTTCCTTTACTCAAGACCAGCAAACGCTATTCGGATTGCTCGCCGCAAAGACTGGATTGACCAATGTCGAATGGTCGACCAGCCTCAACATGCGGCCTCAATATTTCGAAGCGAGCATGATTGCGCAACTCGGCCTGGGCGATGACGGTACGCATATGGATCGCTACAACGGCATGGTCACCATTCCGGCGAGCGCCACATACGATGCTCAAAGCTACAACGATCTCGCGTTCCAGAATGAAATCACGGGTTTCCTGCCGAATTTCCTCGGGTACACAAGCAAGTCGACCTATGCGCTGGAGCCGAGCGATCCAATCGACATGTGGGACTGGAAGCACGGAGCGGACAAGTCCAATCACCCGACATCGCTACCCGATCTGACCGACGCACTGACGCTCGATCCGAAGCTGAAGGTGGTGGTGTTTCACGGCTACCACGATCTGGCCTGCCCGCTCCATCAAAGCGAGCTTGATCTGGAGGGAGCGGGTCTGGCTCCAACCGTCCCCGTCAAGGCGTTCCCGGGCGGTCACATGATCTACCTGACCAAAGACTCGCGGCAGCCGATGAAACAGGCGATAGACCGCTTCTTCGGCACGGCATCGGTGGCAAGCGTAGCCGCGCGTTAA
- a CDS encoding TonB-dependent siderophore receptor: MTASKTRKMLERCMLAVLLGTLNFVSIAAHAQTTVDLPAQTLALSLSQLARDGNVNILAPAALTANHDAPALSGTLTLVQALDRLLQGTGLTAQKRNESTYVIERLPAQSGTAPPLAAEALAVLPTIAVTAPAATEDLGFAARSSSFATRTDTPIADIPQSIEVLTPDVLESQRDESVTDALRNVSSMTIERAQTYTAQGTPYIRGFMAPVLINGLPVALTQSDIPLSLPAVALSRVEVLKGADSILAGSMDPGGIINVVTKTPQADPVHRLTVQTGSYGDWLGSLDLAGSILDDGKLTYRFVVSAEHADRNFIGYDGQRDFYVAPSIGWQDVQTRVVVGFEQHTSRVPVAPISLFLPGGPLQSSSPLGRPDDGFMSNSTSLYYDYTRKLAGSLTFHSKARYDAARQDFKAYALAQLSPGTSSVGIFNAQTDQIRQNQISLDNNLQMKIHTGSVKHTLLAGVAWSSDRYAQMPGNGPASAAALPSPQLPSIELQDIAKIPTETDVQATLYVQDQIAWGPLRVLLNLARSYVWTTHALPGSASNSAANWSPGIGIAYRMSDAVTVYANATHSFEPQYTFPAFDGRAPLPRVGRSVEAGVKLALLDDRLTATAALFRSRQSNPVQVDPTHPGFYVTSPDFAYRGVEFDMTGRLLPGWNVIASYAYSNLQTPDDEWGQLPAHVASLWTTYDFQSEPLRGWGMGFGIWARNRYNATDSQEAMHPVPGQARTDASLYYRARHWSTTLSVKNVFNHRLYGDYALRDVELQPGRLFYLSSSYDF; this comes from the coding sequence ATGACAGCCAGCAAGACGAGGAAGATGCTTGAGCGATGCATGCTGGCGGTGCTCCTGGGCACCCTGAACTTCGTCAGCATCGCGGCTCATGCGCAGACGACCGTCGACCTGCCTGCTCAAACCCTGGCGCTCTCTCTTTCTCAACTGGCACGCGACGGCAACGTAAACATTCTGGCGCCGGCCGCGCTCACGGCGAATCATGACGCACCGGCGTTGTCCGGTACGCTGACGCTCGTTCAGGCACTCGATCGTCTTTTGCAGGGCACCGGGCTCACGGCTCAAAAACGCAACGAGAGCACCTACGTTATCGAGCGATTGCCGGCGCAATCAGGTACTGCCCCGCCGCTCGCCGCCGAAGCCCTCGCCGTTCTGCCGACGATTGCGGTAACAGCTCCAGCAGCAACGGAGGATCTGGGGTTTGCCGCCCGATCGTCGTCTTTCGCCACACGAACGGACACCCCTATCGCGGACATTCCACAATCGATCGAGGTCCTCACGCCGGACGTGCTGGAAAGCCAGCGGGACGAGTCCGTCACGGATGCGCTCAGGAACGTCAGCAGCATGACGATCGAGCGCGCTCAGACCTACACGGCGCAGGGCACGCCCTACATTCGTGGATTCATGGCACCGGTGCTGATTAACGGCCTGCCGGTCGCGCTAACGCAGAGCGACATACCGCTCTCCTTGCCTGCCGTTGCGTTGTCGCGCGTGGAAGTGCTCAAGGGCGCCGATTCGATCCTCGCGGGAAGCATGGACCCGGGCGGCATCATCAACGTGGTCACGAAAACGCCACAGGCCGATCCGGTGCATCGACTGACCGTGCAGACCGGATCATATGGCGACTGGCTAGGCTCACTCGATCTGGCCGGTTCGATTCTGGACGACGGGAAACTGACCTACCGTTTTGTGGTTTCCGCCGAACACGCCGATCGGAACTTCATCGGCTACGACGGTCAACGCGACTTCTACGTAGCACCGTCGATCGGCTGGCAGGACGTGCAGACGCGCGTCGTCGTCGGGTTCGAGCAGCATACGAGCCGGGTACCGGTCGCGCCGATTTCGTTGTTCCTTCCGGGCGGGCCGCTGCAGTCGTCGTCGCCGCTGGGTCGACCCGACGACGGCTTCATGTCGAACAGCACGTCGCTGTACTACGACTACACGCGCAAACTCGCCGGATCGCTAACCTTTCACAGCAAGGCCCGGTACGACGCGGCGAGACAAGACTTCAAGGCTTACGCACTCGCCCAACTCAGTCCCGGTACTTCGTCGGTCGGCATCTTCAACGCGCAGACCGATCAGATCCGGCAAAACCAGATCAGCCTCGACAACAACCTCCAGATGAAGATCCACACGGGCTCGGTTAAACACACGCTGCTGGCCGGCGTTGCATGGTCGTCGGACCGGTACGCGCAGATGCCCGGAAACGGACCGGCGAGCGCCGCCGCGCTCCCATCGCCGCAGTTACCGTCGATCGAACTGCAGGACATCGCCAAAATTCCAACCGAGACAGACGTCCAGGCAACGCTCTACGTGCAGGACCAGATTGCATGGGGACCGTTACGCGTGTTGCTAAATCTGGCGCGCAGCTACGTCTGGACGACTCATGCCCTGCCCGGTTCTGCATCGAACAGCGCGGCAAACTGGTCACCGGGTATCGGCATTGCCTACCGGATGAGCGATGCCGTTACCGTCTATGCAAACGCGACGCATAGCTTCGAACCGCAGTACACCTTTCCCGCTTTCGACGGACGCGCACCGCTTCCGAGGGTTGGCCGCTCTGTCGAAGCAGGCGTGAAACTCGCGTTGCTGGACGACCGGCTCACCGCGACGGCGGCGTTATTCCGGAGCCGGCAATCGAATCCCGTCCAGGTCGATCCGACTCATCCTGGCTTCTACGTGACCTCGCCGGACTTCGCTTATCGCGGTGTCGAATTCGACATGACCGGACGCTTGCTGCCGGGCTGGAACGTCATTGCCAGCTATGCCTACAGCAACCTGCAAACTCCGGACGACGAATGGGGGCAATTGCCGGCGCACGTTGCGAGCTTATGGACGACCTATGACTTTCAGAGTGAGCCATTGCGTGGATGGGGGATGGGGTTCGGCATATGGGCACGTAACCGATACAACGCGACGGACAGTCAGGAGGCCATGCATCCGGTACCGGGCCAGGCCCGTACCGACGCCAGCCTGTATTACCGCGCGCGACACTGGTCGACCACTTTGAGCGTCAAGAACGTCTTCAATCACAGGCTGTACGGCGATTACGCATTGAGGGACGTGGAGCTACAGCCTGGGCGCCTTTTCTATTTGAGCAGTAGCTACGATTTTTGA
- a CDS encoding LuxR C-terminal-related transcriptional regulator, whose protein sequence is MIEFSDSTDRKWTVSLIQTKMIPPRLPPGCVRRSGLIEQLGRRPPRSVTVVTAPAGFGKTTLLAEWSEALSEQKYPVAWLSLDDEDDDPQQFGAYLVAALSRASEDIGWQAQQLLDNDALTPIRTVISVLLNGIAACGRCVFLVLDDADRLTAKPVLAIASRLLQYAPDNMHVLLGARGEPALTLGQLRAPEKLMRINVDDLRFSIDEAQAFFDQTGTRPLDRTSVKLLNETTEGWVAGLQLASLALTQAGDAARVASHLAGSGSGIDRYLNDTVLMHLPPPMLKFLLYTSILERLTPGVCDAIMGDGAESGKKLDWLERHNVFIRPLDEPQVWYRYHALLSDALRRRLIRQMPQQVALLHHRASQWFAGARLWPEAVRHALAADEPEQAAQWVENCAIERLEHGEPYTSLGWIEKLPANVVHGRLRLRLAKAWALALSLQTIRASTEIGAVVDEFNRMCHAHSAVVDETALAEVSAVGALIAGVSDDSERALELGRATEGSMAPVAPWVKRYSQIAQFFGLIYRGRFDHILGIWEIVKNGAGHGEDPSYSDMFRHAMYGLAALIYGELRDAKRTLEAAVRHTENAFGASSSCAVELAGLLAFAYYECNELSEARKMIAGRMSIALETTHQGGLIRHVLCAARLLWRDGETGSALAILEDGRRVAKARQWLRLKLACDAETARLLLDDGNVTQARQIADELSMNVPKMCEGRMGSAVETWTSYCLVQARVLIAENLSDKAVSILVRLLDTLAALCWRPAEALVSLLLSRAFDQRGESEKALTALDRALRIGGAIGMINSFVDEGQPVRELLRRFCQVSGEDSFAEIAYANRLLAVFDELDHSRSASTRFVEVVTSSDTLSARELEIVTYVARGLSNKEVGRALKLAPETVKWHMKNIFEKLNVNSRIEAVQTALSRD, encoded by the coding sequence CAAAAATACCCGGTTGCATGGCTCAGCCTCGATGATGAAGACGATGATCCGCAGCAGTTCGGTGCCTACCTGGTGGCGGCATTGTCCCGCGCGTCGGAGGACATTGGCTGGCAGGCGCAACAACTTCTGGATAACGATGCGCTGACCCCCATCAGAACGGTCATTTCGGTGCTCCTGAATGGGATCGCCGCATGCGGCCGCTGCGTATTCCTGGTACTGGATGATGCCGACCGCCTGACTGCGAAACCGGTTCTCGCGATTGCGTCGCGTCTGCTGCAATATGCGCCCGACAACATGCACGTGCTGCTCGGAGCGCGCGGCGAACCTGCCTTGACGCTCGGCCAGCTCAGGGCACCGGAAAAGCTGATGCGAATTAATGTCGACGACCTCCGTTTTTCGATCGACGAGGCGCAGGCGTTCTTTGACCAGACAGGTACACGGCCGCTCGACCGTACCAGTGTCAAGTTGCTGAACGAGACGACTGAGGGGTGGGTGGCGGGCTTGCAGCTGGCGTCCCTTGCACTGACTCAGGCGGGAGATGCGGCCCGGGTTGCCAGTCACCTTGCCGGAAGCGGCTCTGGGATCGATCGCTACCTGAACGATACGGTGCTGATGCATTTGCCGCCGCCCATGCTCAAGTTTCTGCTGTACACGTCGATTCTTGAACGGCTCACCCCTGGCGTATGCGATGCCATCATGGGCGATGGTGCTGAAAGCGGGAAAAAGCTGGACTGGCTCGAACGGCATAACGTGTTCATCCGGCCACTTGATGAACCACAGGTGTGGTACCGCTATCACGCACTGCTGTCCGACGCACTGCGGCGCCGCCTTATCCGCCAGATGCCGCAACAGGTTGCTTTGCTGCATCACCGTGCAAGCCAGTGGTTCGCAGGTGCACGTCTTTGGCCCGAAGCAGTCCGACATGCCTTGGCCGCAGACGAACCCGAGCAGGCCGCGCAGTGGGTTGAGAACTGCGCGATAGAGAGGTTGGAACACGGTGAGCCATACACGTCGCTAGGTTGGATCGAGAAGCTTCCGGCGAATGTGGTCCACGGACGGCTACGTTTGCGTCTCGCCAAAGCGTGGGCACTTGCACTCTCACTTCAGACAATCCGTGCCTCGACGGAAATCGGTGCTGTGGTGGACGAATTTAATCGGATGTGTCACGCACATAGTGCCGTAGTCGACGAGACTGCGTTGGCGGAAGTGAGCGCGGTCGGCGCATTGATCGCAGGCGTTAGTGACGATAGCGAACGTGCGCTTGAACTCGGGCGCGCCACAGAAGGCTCAATGGCGCCTGTGGCACCGTGGGTAAAGCGCTACTCGCAAATAGCCCAATTTTTTGGTTTGATATATCGGGGAAGGTTTGATCATATCCTTGGCATATGGGAGATCGTTAAAAACGGAGCGGGGCATGGTGAGGACCCGAGCTACTCCGATATGTTTCGACACGCGATGTACGGTCTTGCCGCACTTATATATGGCGAGCTTCGTGACGCAAAGCGAACGCTCGAGGCGGCGGTCCGGCATACGGAAAATGCTTTCGGTGCGTCATCCTCCTGCGCGGTTGAGCTGGCCGGCCTACTTGCATTCGCCTACTACGAGTGCAACGAACTGTCTGAAGCACGAAAGATGATCGCAGGTCGCATGAGCATTGCACTGGAGACTACCCATCAGGGTGGCTTGATACGCCACGTGCTTTGCGCTGCCCGCCTGCTGTGGCGCGACGGGGAGACGGGCTCGGCGCTGGCTATTCTGGAGGACGGTCGACGGGTTGCAAAAGCCCGGCAGTGGCTACGCCTCAAGCTGGCGTGCGATGCCGAGACGGCAAGATTGCTCCTCGACGACGGCAACGTTACCCAGGCCAGGCAGATCGCCGACGAACTGAGCATGAATGTTCCAAAGATGTGCGAAGGGCGGATGGGGTCCGCTGTGGAAACCTGGACAAGCTACTGCCTTGTGCAAGCCCGCGTTCTGATTGCCGAGAATCTAAGTGATAAGGCCGTCAGCATTCTTGTGCGTTTGCTGGATACGCTGGCTGCTCTATGCTGGCGTCCTGCCGAGGCTCTTGTTTCCCTGCTGCTTTCGCGCGCGTTCGATCAACGTGGAGAGTCTGAGAAAGCGCTCACCGCGCTCGATCGTGCGCTGCGCATCGGTGGGGCGATTGGCATGATCAACAGCTTCGTAGATGAAGGGCAGCCGGTGCGCGAGTTGCTACGACGGTTTTGCCAGGTCTCAGGAGAGGACTCGTTTGCGGAAATCGCTTACGCAAACAGATTGCTGGCAGTTTTCGATGAGCTTGATCATTCGCGATCTGCATCCACCCGGTTTGTCGAGGTCGTAACGTCGTCGGATACGCTGAGTGCGAGAGAGCTGGAGATAGTCACCTATGTTGCCCGTGGCCTTTCGAACAAGGAAGTGGGTCGAGCGTTGAAACTGGCACCTGAGACGGTCAAATGGCATATGAAGAACATCTTCGAAAAACTCAACGTGAACTCGAGAATCGAAGCCGTACAAACGGCGCTGTCACGTGACTGA
- a CDS encoding FecR family protein, whose amino-acid sequence MPLSQSERDHADDLFSSAKFGDTQQKKAALAAIEAWAGQIPERLAYLAELEAADRAVDTNLAALRSRYPRQVDNRTPRPTEPARTARLPGLWPGIALACCAMAMTTVWVINPVQSRQDMSSSIGQQSSLDLDDGSHVLLNTNTAIRFVNRLRSRELTLERGEALFSVNHSALRPFHVYAGTAEIRDVGTQFSVRLLDSGVSVAVLEGQVSVTSSSSAPPALLTAHEALRTNGTAVVPVTGSQAVSAMLDWTDRRLDFNATRISDVIEELQRYRAQPIVLADPRAGTFRVTGGFSIADPDQLLKTLPSVAPVTVTVKPDGTAVVASRR is encoded by the coding sequence ATGCCGTTGAGCCAGTCTGAGCGCGATCACGCCGACGATCTGTTCTCATCCGCGAAGTTCGGCGATACGCAGCAAAAAAAGGCTGCCCTCGCGGCCATCGAGGCTTGGGCCGGCCAGATCCCGGAGCGGCTCGCCTACCTGGCCGAGCTTGAGGCCGCCGACCGCGCGGTGGACACCAACCTTGCCGCTTTGCGTAGCCGCTATCCCCGGCAGGTCGACAATCGCACGCCTCGCCCGACAGAACCTGCGCGTACGGCGCGCCTGCCCGGTCTCTGGCCAGGCATCGCATTAGCGTGCTGCGCGATGGCGATGACGACCGTCTGGGTCATCAATCCCGTGCAATCGCGGCAGGACATGTCGTCCTCCATCGGACAGCAATCGTCGCTCGATCTCGACGACGGAAGCCATGTGCTGCTCAACACGAATACGGCAATTCGTTTCGTTAATCGTCTGCGCTCGCGCGAACTGACGCTGGAGCGGGGCGAAGCACTTTTTTCCGTCAACCACAGCGCGCTGCGCCCTTTTCACGTGTATGCCGGGACGGCCGAGATCCGCGATGTCGGCACGCAGTTCAGCGTCCGACTGCTCGATTCCGGCGTAAGCGTGGCGGTGCTCGAAGGACAAGTGTCGGTCACGTCGTCCTCCAGTGCGCCACCCGCGCTGCTGACCGCGCACGAAGCCCTGCGCACGAATGGGACCGCGGTGGTACCGGTCACCGGATCTCAGGCCGTGTCGGCAATGCTCGACTGGACGGACCGACGCCTCGATTTCAACGCGACCCGCATTAGCGATGTCATCGAGGAATTGCAACGCTATCGAGCGCAGCCCATCGTGCTCGCCGACCCACGCGCCGGCACGTTTCGCGTGACCGGTGGATTCTCGATTGCCGATCCGGACCAGTTGCTCAAGACCCTCCCCTCTGTCGCGCCCGTCACGGTGACCGTGAAGCCGGACGGTACCGCAGTCGTTGCGTCGCGCCGATAG